In Streptomyces paludis, the genomic stretch CGGCGAGGAGCCGCGCGAGGCCATCGTCACCGGCTTCCGGCACAGCGCGCGGGTGGTCGTGGCCGCCGCGGCGATCATGATCGCGGTCTTCGCCGGCTTCATCGGTGCGAGTGAGTCGATGATCAAGATGATCGGCTTCGGTCTCGCCATCGCCGTCCTCTTCGACGCCTTCGTGGTCCGGATGACGATCGTCCCGGCCGTGCTCGCGCTGCTCGGCAAGCACGCCTGGTGGCTGCCGCGCTGGCTCGACCGCGTCCTGCCCAACGTCGACGTCGAGGGCGAGGCGCTGACCAAGCACGACACGGCGCCGACGCAGGGCCCGGACGGGGACCGGGAGTTGGTACGGGTCTGATCCCGCACCCCCATGACTCCGGAGCCGCCGCCTGAGCGGGGTGGCGGCCCCGGATCGCTGCGGCACCGTGGGGACGGGAGCCGGAGCGGAACACGCGGCCCGGTCGCACACCTCGGTGGGAGGTGTGGGACCGGGCCGCTGTACGTGTGCGTATGTCCTTCAGGCTCTGTTGCCCGTCATGCCCTGTTGCCCGTCATGCCCTGTTGTTCGTCAGGCTCTGTTGTTCGTCAGGCTCTGTGGACCAGGCCGCCCTCCGCGCGCTCTTCCCGCGCGTACGTGCTCGCCAGGAACCTGCGCAGTGGCGCCGAGTCGAACTGCACCACCGCCACCCCGTCCGGCGAGTGGAACTCCATCACCGTCTGCGCCCGGCCGCACGGCCACACCTGTACGTCGTCGCCGTCGTCCCCGGCGGGCTGCCGCAGGCCGGTTTCGAGGAGCGTGCGGGCGAACGCCCAGACCACCTCGTCCCCGTCGGCGGAGACCTCGGGCGGGAACGCGATCCGTACGGTGCCGGGATCCGCGCCGTCATGGCGGAGGGTGACGGTGACCGGTCTGGACTGGGGGGCGTCCGTGATGAGACGGGCCTTGGCGGGCTGTTCCACGAGCTGCCCAGGGGGCTGTTCGACGGACTCTTCGACGGGCTGTTCGACGGCGGGAGACATGTCATTGCTCCTCGGCGGATCGTCTGGCCGGGCGGGGACGTAAGGCCATAACGCTCTTAATAGTACAAATGATGCTCCTTGGCATGTCGCGCGGCTGGTCGCGCCGTATCTCGCATGCCGTCCGCTCTTGCGAATCATTCGCAAGAGGCCCGATCATCGGTCCATGCATGTGCCCGACGGATTTATCAACGTGCCCGTCTCGGTCGCCACCGGCGCCGTCGCGGCGACCGCCGTCGCCGTCAGCCTCCGCGGCGCCCGCCGGGAGCTGGACGAGCGCACCGCGCCCCTGGCCGGGCTCGTCGCCGCCTTCGTCTTCGCCGTCCAGATGCTGAACTTCCCGGTCGCCGCCGGGACCAGCGGCCATCTGCTGGGCGGGGCGCTCGCCGCCATCCTCGTCGGCCCGTACACCGGTGTCCTCTGTATC encodes the following:
- a CDS encoding SsgA family sporulation/cell division regulator, which translates into the protein MSPAVEQPVEESVEQPPGQLVEQPAKARLITDAPQSRPVTVTLRHDGADPGTVRIAFPPEVSADGDEVVWAFARTLLETGLRQPAGDDGDDVQVWPCGRAQTVMEFHSPDGVAVVQFDSAPLRRFLASTYAREERAEGGLVHRA